The genomic segment ACCGCGTCGCCGTTCTGATCGCCCTTCCCGAAGGAGAAGCGGGCAAGACGACGGAGGATCTGCGGGCGATCGCGGATCAATGCCGCGACTGGGTCGAGGACAAGCTGCGCATCTCGCTCAGCTTCGGGATCGGGCTCGCCGTCGGACGGATTGCGGATGTCGAGCATTCGTTCCGCGCGGCAACCGAGGCGCTTCGTCACAAGCTGTCGCTCGGACAGGGCACGATTTTGTTCGGCGAAGAGATGTCGAGCGGCGATCTGAGTCCGGTGCTGCCGTACCTCGGGACGATTGCGGAGCTGGTCAAAGATTTCCGGCTGAACAACGAGGCGTGGCGGGACGGTCTGCAGGACATGTTCGAGCGCTTCCGCAAGGACAAGCTCAAGGACGACGGCATCCGCTCGCTGCTGCAGACGATGCTGCGGATGCTGGGGCACGAGCTGGACGCCTTCTCCGACGAGCTGCGATCCCGGTTTTCCGGAGACAAGGGAGAAGGCTGGCAGCGCATTTTGGACGAGGCCCGATCGCTTGAAGAGCTGGAGACCCGGATCGGCGAATTTTTGAGCGAGGCCTATCGCTCCTACGTCGTCGTCAGCAAGACGAATACGTACCGCGCGATGATAGGCGAAATGAAGAGTTATATCGAGGAGCATTTTTCCGATCCCGATCTTTCTCTTAAGCACTTGAGCGACCGCTTCCAGATCTCCGGGAAGTACGCGAGCTATTTGTTCAAAATGGAGTTCGATATGAAGTTCGTCGACTTTCTCGTGCATCTGCGGATGGAACGCGCGGAGAAGCTGCTGCTCGAGACGAAGCTGCCGATCCAGGATATCGCCCTGCAGATCGGATATGCGAACTCGATCACGTTCGGCCGCGTCTTCAAGCGGACCTACGGCGTCGCTCCCGGCGATTACCGCAAGCTGAAGCTGCGCTCGCCGTCGGAATAGCCGCGAACCCGCGGTGCGACAAGGAATAATGGCTGCAGTTCCGTTAAAGTTTAGTTCGGGAATTCGGTTTATTCCGTTCGATTTTGGCTACGAAATGGGTGCGATCGTCCGCTTTGGGGCGCACTCGTTTCGTTTTTTTAATTCGGAAGCGTCGGATCGACGCGATGCCGTATACGGAAACGAATGACGGTCCGGACGGTAAAAACGAGGCGGCAGGCGGGATGGCGCGGACGATCGGAATTCGGTTTAGTTCGGGAAAACCGTCGGGTATTCCATGAGCCTCGCCGAAAAATCGCCGTATTCTGGCCGCTGAGCGCTTCAGGGACAGCATCGGAATTTAGTTTATTGTCCCTTTGTCCGAAGTGAAGGCATACTGGGGACATCCCGATCGAAGCGCTTTCAAGTGGCGGAGCACGCAGCGTTAAACAGGCGGCTCCCAGGCGGCGGCGAAATGGGCGAACCTATTCATAAGATAAGGGGTTGTGACAATGGCACCAAAGATGACGAAGGCAGCAAGCCTGTCGCTGGCAGCCGTACTCGCAAGCATGAGCCTGCTGAGCGCATGTTCATCCAATTCCAATTCGAATTCGAACGCAGGAAACGCCGGCAGCGACGGAGGATCGGCTTCGGCCGGCACCGCATCCTCGCCTGCCGCTTCCGGCAAGCAAGTCACCCTCAAGGTCGAACTGTTCGACCGCGGCAACTCGCCTAGCCCATACACGATTACCGACAGCTACCTGACGAAGTACATCCAAGACAACTTCGGCACGCCTAACAATATTAAGATGGAGTTCGTGCCAGTGCCCCGCTCCGAAGAGATCAAGAAGCTGAACGTGCTGATGGCGAGCGGCAGCGACGTGCCGGATATCGTCTTCACCTACGACTCCGCGACCTTCAACCGGTACGCTCAGCAGGGGGGCCTGACCGATCTGTCGGACCTCCTAAACCAGTACGGCTCGAACTTGAAAACGTTCCTCGGGGACGATGCGCTCGCCTACGGCGTCTATGACGGCAAGCAGCTCGCGATTCCCGGCAAGCGTTCGATCCTCGGCAAGTATTCGTCGTTCATCCGCACGGACTGGCTGGACGCGCTCGGCATGAAGGCGCCGACGACAACGCAGGAGCTTTACGACACGCTGGTCGCGTTCAAACAGAAGGACCCGGGCAAGACGGGCGGCAAGGTGATCCCTTACGGCATGTCGATCGAGCCGGCGCAGTACGATCCGCTCATCTGGTCGTTCATTCAGCCGATGACGGACGAACAGCGCTTTACGCTGACGCAGAAGCTTGGCTCCAACGAGTATCCGACGCTGCTGCCGGGCTTCAAGGACGCGCTTCAGTTCTATAACAAGCTTTACAACGAAGGGCTGATCAGCAAGGACTTCGGTCTCGACAAGGACAAGAAGCAGATGACGCAGGACATCCAGAACGGCCTGGTCGGATTCCTGACCGAAGATTATCCGAACCTTTACTACGCGGACGGCACGTACGAGAATCTGCTCAAGACGGTGCCGACGGCGAAGCTCGATCCGATCGACGCGTTCACCAATTCCGAAGGCAAGCACGCGAAGCCGGCATACGCGCCGAACGGCATGTATATCATGATTCCCAAGTCGAGCGAGCATGCGGCCGAAGCGGTCAAGTATCTGGACTGGATGGCGCAGAAGGACAATATGCTCGCGCTGCAAAACGGCGTAGAAGGCGAGAACTACGAGATGAAGGACGGCATTCCGATCGTGAAGACGGACGCGCCGCAGGACATTATCGACCGCATCTACAACTATGGCGACATCGTCATCCTCGCGAACGGCAAATTCACGGGCGACGAAGAGAAAGACAAGCAAGCGTTCGCGGCAGGCTTCCCGCCGGCGTACCAGGAAAATCTCCGCAAAGCGCTGGACATCTCGGTCACCGATACGTTTGCGCCGCTCCTCATCGATCGTCCGATCGAGGCGGAAGCCAAGTACGGCACGGCGCTGCAGGATAAATACGAAGAGTTCATCGTCAAGGCCGCCACGGCCAAGCCGGCCAATTTCGAGAGCGCGTACGAATCCGCGCTGAAGGATTACATGCAGAGCGGCGGTCAAGCGATTCTCGACGAACGCACGAAGCTCTACCAAGAGAAGAAGTAAGTTTAAGTTTCAGGCACGAGACAAACAAGGGAGAAGCGGCGGCCCTGCAGGGCCGCCCTTAACTTCCAGCCTCAGGAGAGGAGACCGGCAATCATGAGAGGAACCGTTTACTTTCGCCGTTATTGGCAGCTATACGCTCTGCTAGTCCTGCCTCTCGCCTATTTCGTCATCTTCAAATACGGTCCCATGTGGGGCGTGCAGATCGCGTTCAAGGACTTTAACTTCTTTCAAGGCATCATGGGCAGCGAATGGATCGGACTGGATGCGTTCCGCGAGGTGTTCCATTCTCACGATTTCTTCAAAACGCTCCGCAATACGCTCATGCTGAACATCCTGGACCTGATCGTATCCTTTCCGGCGCCGCTGATCCTCGCGATCATGCTGTTCGAGGTCAAGTTCCAATGGTTCAAGCGGCTGTCCCAAACGATATTGTACATTCCCCACTTTATCTCCTGGGTTATCATAGGCGGCATCGTGTATCAGGTGTTCGGCACGCAATCCGGACTCGTCAACAACTTCCTCGCCTCGCTAGGCTTCGGCCCGGTGCCGTTCCTGTCGGACAAACATTATTGGCTGTTCACGTACCTTGCGACAGGCGTGTGGCAGAGCGCAGGCTGGGGCACGATTCTGTATTTGGCCGCCCTCACCGGCATCAACCGCGACTTGTTCGAAGCGGCCGAAGTGGACGGCGCCGGACGGCTCAAGCGGATCTGGCATATCACGCTGCCAGGCCTCAAGACGACGATCGCCACCCTGCTCATCATCAATCTCGGCAATATGATCGCGATCGGCTTCGACCGCCCGTTCGTCATCGGCAACAAGATGGTCATGGATTATTCCGACGTGCTCAGCACCTACGTGTACCGCACGGGCCTGGAGTCCGGTCAGTATACGCTGGCGACGGTCGTCGGGCTGTTCCAGGCGGTCGTCGGACTGGTATTCGTTCTCGGCGCCAACTACGCGTCCAAGAAGCTGACCGACGAAGGGATTCTATAAGCTATCTACCGAAAGGAGCGGGCTACCGTGACCGAGCGTACGTCCAACCGCATCTTCGATACCGTCAACGTCATTCTCCTTACGATTTTTGTCCTTATCTGCCTGGCGCCTTTCTTTCACATCGTCGCGATCTCACTCAGCTCCACCCGCGCAGTCGTATCGGGCGCCGTCACGCTGCTGCCGATCGATCTGGATCTAAAAGCGTACCGCAGCGTCTTGTCGGATATGTCGATGGTCCATTCGCTTGGCTTTACCGTCTTTCTGACCGCGCTGACTACCGTGTTTTGCATGATCATGACGGTCGCGGCCGCTTACCCCCTGACGCATACCAAGCTGAAGGGCCGCAAGGTGTTCATGTTCATTATCGTCGTCACGATGTTCTTCAGCGGCGGGATCATCCCGGAGTACATCCTGGTTCAGAATTTGCATCTGCTTAATACGGTGTGGGCGCTCGTTTTGCCGGGTTTGATTAGCCCATTTTATCTGATTATTCTGATTTCATTCTTTAATGGAATCCCGAACAGCCTGGTCGAGGCTGCCGAGATCGACGGCGCGACCCAGTTCGGCACCCTCTTTAAGATCATCCTCCCGCTCTCGCTGCCGGTCATCGCGACGCTCAGCCTGTTCTATGCCGTCGGTCGCTGGAACGGCTTCCAGGATTCGCTCCTCTATATCACCAAGACCGAACTCTATCCGCTGCAGCTGAAGCTGTACCAGCTGGTGCAAAACAGCATGATCTCGGACGTGACGCGGAATGAAGGGCCTGGCGTCCTCCACTCGACGCCCGAGAGCCTGAAGGCGGCGAGCGTCGTGTTCGCCACCGTGCCGATTCTGCTCGTCTATCCATGGCTGCAGCGTTACTTCGTCAGCGGCGTCATGCTGGGAGCGGTCAAGGGATGAGCGGCTTGGACAAGGCAGCGGACCTTGCAGGGGATAAAGCCGGCTACTCGTTCTCGACCTGCTGGAACATCAAGCGCCATACGCGCGGCAGCGAGATGATCGAGGAGATCCGCAGCCTCGGCTTCCGGCAGGTCGAGTTGAATTACAACGTCACCGAAGAACTCCTGGCAACGATCGAGCCGATGATCGAGCGCGGCGAGATCGGCGTGTCGAGCGTGCACAATACGTTCCCGCACGTGGCGGACCCGGATTATGGCACCGACTCGGTGCTGCTCGGCTTCGAAGATGCGGAGAGACGCGGACGGGCAATCGAGCTGCTCGTCCGGTCGGCTGAGTACGCGCATCGCTATGGGGCGAAAGCCGTCGTCGTCCACCCGGGCGAAGTGCCTTTCCCCTACGATATCAGCCGTAGTCTCCAGGAAATCTATCGGGAGCAAGGACCGGACGCGGAGGCGTACCGGATCCTGTGGGAAGAGATGCTGGAGCGGCGCCAAGCGCTGGCCGGCGGGTATCTCGCGCGCATCCGCGACAGTCTGGAGCAGGCGTCCGAGACGCTCGCCGCGAGAGGCTACGATCTGATCCTCGGCATCGAGACGCGCTCGCGCTGCAATCAGATCCCGACGCTCGCCGAAGCCAGATGGATCATCGATCAATTGAAGGGCTCGCCTGTGAAATTGTGGTTCGACATCGGGCACGGGATGATGATGGAGCGGATGGGGCTGTACGACAACGCAGCCGAGCTGCCGGGCTTGATCGACGACATCGGCGGGCTCCACATCCACGAGACGATCGGGCTGTCCGATCATTGGTGTCCGTACGTCCACAGCGGCGACGACGAGACGTTCGACCTGTACCTCGAGGCGATCGACCGCGTCCCGCTCAAGGTATACGAGCTTAAAGCGGCCTGCGAGCCCGAGGCGATTCACCGCAGTCATGCGATACTGCAGCAAAAGCTGTCGGCGCGAAAGAAAGCGTTCGATTCGGAGCCGGCAGCGAATGGAGGGATTCGAGCGTGAACAGGGCGTACCGGAACGTATTCGAGATTAACGACAAATGGGTGCTGGAGGGCATGGACCGCCAGGATCTGGATGAAAACAGCCGAAGCTACGGCGGCATCGTGAGCGCCGAGTACGGCCTGGCCTCGCCGAATCACTCCACAGGGACGCCGACGACGATGGCCATCTGGGCGGCTTCGCTATGCCAGCCTGGCTCGCCCTTTTACAGAGACGCGGAGCTCGCAGGCAGATTCGCCCTCGCCGCCCGCTATATGCTGGGCGCGCAGCACGAGGACGGCACGATCTCGCCGGGCTGGACCAACTTCCACTCGCCGCCGGATACGGCGTTCGTCGTCGTCGGCTACGCGCAGGTTTACCAGCTGCTTGCGCAGGACGACTGGGCGCCGCTCCGCGAGGCGGCTTCCGACGTTCGCCTGTTCCTCGAGCGGACGATCCCGGCGCTCGTTACGGGCGGCGTCCACACGCCGAATCACCGCTGGGTCGTCAGCGCTGCGCTCGGCTTTCTGCATGAGCTGTTCGGCACCCCGGAGACGGTGCGCCGGGCGGAGCAGTGGATTGCCGAGGGCATGGATATCACGCCGGACGGCGAATGGACCGAACGCAGCAACGGCATCTACAACGCCGTGAGCGACATCATGCTCGTCCACGCCGCCCGTCTGCTCGGAAAGCCCGAGCTGCTCGCGCCCGTCCGCGCCAATTTGCGCATGATGCTTTATCTCGTTCATCCGAACGGCGACGTCGTGACCGATTAC from the Cohnella hashimotonis genome contains:
- a CDS encoding extracellular solute-binding protein produces the protein MAPKMTKAASLSLAAVLASMSLLSACSSNSNSNSNAGNAGSDGGSASAGTASSPAASGKQVTLKVELFDRGNSPSPYTITDSYLTKYIQDNFGTPNNIKMEFVPVPRSEEIKKLNVLMASGSDVPDIVFTYDSATFNRYAQQGGLTDLSDLLNQYGSNLKTFLGDDALAYGVYDGKQLAIPGKRSILGKYSSFIRTDWLDALGMKAPTTTQELYDTLVAFKQKDPGKTGGKVIPYGMSIEPAQYDPLIWSFIQPMTDEQRFTLTQKLGSNEYPTLLPGFKDALQFYNKLYNEGLISKDFGLDKDKKQMTQDIQNGLVGFLTEDYPNLYYADGTYENLLKTVPTAKLDPIDAFTNSEGKHAKPAYAPNGMYIMIPKSSEHAAEAVKYLDWMAQKDNMLALQNGVEGENYEMKDGIPIVKTDAPQDIIDRIYNYGDIVILANGKFTGDEEKDKQAFAAGFPPAYQENLRKALDISVTDTFAPLLIDRPIEAEAKYGTALQDKYEEFIVKAATAKPANFESAYESALKDYMQSGGQAILDERTKLYQEKK
- a CDS encoding ABC transporter permease; protein product: MRGTVYFRRYWQLYALLVLPLAYFVIFKYGPMWGVQIAFKDFNFFQGIMGSEWIGLDAFREVFHSHDFFKTLRNTLMLNILDLIVSFPAPLILAIMLFEVKFQWFKRLSQTILYIPHFISWVIIGGIVYQVFGTQSGLVNNFLASLGFGPVPFLSDKHYWLFTYLATGVWQSAGWGTILYLAALTGINRDLFEAAEVDGAGRLKRIWHITLPGLKTTIATLLIINLGNMIAIGFDRPFVIGNKMVMDYSDVLSTYVYRTGLESGQYTLATVVGLFQAVVGLVFVLGANYASKKLTDEGIL
- a CDS encoding carbohydrate ABC transporter permease, with the translated sequence MTERTSNRIFDTVNVILLTIFVLICLAPFFHIVAISLSSTRAVVSGAVTLLPIDLDLKAYRSVLSDMSMVHSLGFTVFLTALTTVFCMIMTVAAAYPLTHTKLKGRKVFMFIIVVTMFFSGGIIPEYILVQNLHLLNTVWALVLPGLISPFYLIILISFFNGIPNSLVEAAEIDGATQFGTLFKIILPLSLPVIATLSLFYAVGRWNGFQDSLLYITKTELYPLQLKLYQLVQNSMISDVTRNEGPGVLHSTPESLKAASVVFATVPILLVYPWLQRYFVSGVMLGAVKG
- a CDS encoding sugar phosphate isomerase/epimerase family protein yields the protein MSGLDKAADLAGDKAGYSFSTCWNIKRHTRGSEMIEEIRSLGFRQVELNYNVTEELLATIEPMIERGEIGVSSVHNTFPHVADPDYGTDSVLLGFEDAERRGRAIELLVRSAEYAHRYGAKAVVVHPGEVPFPYDISRSLQEIYREQGPDAEAYRILWEEMLERRQALAGGYLARIRDSLEQASETLAARGYDLILGIETRSRCNQIPTLAEARWIIDQLKGSPVKLWFDIGHGMMMERMGLYDNAAELPGLIDDIGGLHIHETIGLSDHWCPYVHSGDDETFDLYLEAIDRVPLKVYELKAACEPEAIHRSHAILQQKLSARKKAFDSEPAANGGIRA